A section of the Amblyomma americanum isolate KBUSLIRL-KWMA chromosome 2, ASM5285725v1, whole genome shotgun sequence genome encodes:
- the LOC144121790 gene encoding defensin-like, with protein MAVVWFTLSTQTTTPYKSGYLQASARFIPYLSARCWKIVCRSQLKMRLSVVFLLVLLAVSLTVTSGAEDTSQEPHLRVRRGFGCPFRRRYCHWHCKYELRRRGGYCAGRFRQTCVCIRR; from the exons ATGGCGGTTGTCTGGTTTACCTTGAGCACACAAACCACCACGCCCTATAAAAGTGGCTATCTACAAGCTTCAGCACGTTTCATTCCATATTTGTCAGCGCGCTGTTGGAAGATAGT GTGCCGAAGCCAGCTGAAGATGAGGCTGTCCGTAGTATTCCTGCTCGTGCTGCTGGCCG TTTCCCTGACCGTGACATCCGGGGCAGAGGACACGAGCCAAGAACCCCATCTGCGTGTCC GCCGTGGATTTGGCTGCCCATTCCGGAGGAGATACTGCCACTGGCACTGCAAGTACGAACTGCGCCGCCGAGGAGGATACTGCGCGGGACGGTTTCGGCAAACCTGCGTTTGCATCAGGAGATGA